A window from Toxoplasma gondii ME49 chromosome IX, whole genome shotgun sequence encodes these proteins:
- a CDS encoding hypothetical protein (encoded by transcript TGME49_267020~Signal peptide predicted by SignalP 2.0 HMM (probability 0.874) with cleavage site probability 0.561 at residue 39~Predicted trans-membrane domain (TMHMM2.0):25-48) codes for MVSPVSFLKSTKRCLLCMRGSQGARLLFFLVVSVSLVLAFLPTVFVGVAALTQTRFSSVAFSVSPQPSFQDLLSSPPHCLSFSSPAVVSSPSSLSRQREAEHFVARLPRASLLRGTPFAFLSSLSSFSSFRGSRLQSPKPCSARKSSPRSALTPSSVSPSSSASRCSSLSARHAAPRKSSLAALVSEEALAPEGKQRKTGASFPGTPSVAAFHILIAPVALSASDRAETRKTPKGKPQRREGEQGEGEQGEGERAEKEQGEGEQREGEQREGEQREREQREREQDLSAAHRVREGLQALLWESKIQGELTFDVFPSEEAAEAFLATLPSFVCSSREEETGGEAAESSHAEAFLRRRSQQEEEDHMRLSDRLCSFRRQRPANSLPAATVSPSPSLSPPSVPASRASAPSDEVQRWLLPSPVRVYIHSSSRGLAATRVMSDFSELSVLADFVAPRMSRREAYGVALKMLERGLREASAGSADTANVLLENSRRTLPLRSGVLISDIFRKQAEILLRCRKGHEAVNAAIHAVEAAPEYAEAWGALGDAYRSLHRFWEARSVYEIASFLSPLGSKKFSLLLRALNRVVAGAESDPEVLQANLPTAESATLKMPTGLAVGANDPALGGCFVAYVAEDSRAEKAGIRPGMQIVAVGNKVLLGKPLEACLEALTFPTRPSRAAPVPSLQFLFFRGCVTDLFGADAFELLRKSGRLAEIFAGVADSEDLLRKKMQPDSAEANFAFAEPHLGALRVDRAYGRNADFDDFLRRKHLM; via the exons AtggtgtctcctgtctcctttctgaaATCAACGAAgcgctgccttctctgcatgcgtggaagCCAAGGAGCGCGCCTGTTATTCTTCCTTGTCGTCTCGGTCTCGCTtgttctcgcttttctcccgaCAGTCTTCGTTGGTGTCGCGGCGCTGACACAAACGCGCTTTTCTTCCgtcgccttttctgtctcgccacAGCCTTCTTTTCAAGatctcctctcgtctccgcctcattgtctctccttctcttctcccgcggtcgtttcttctccgtcgtcgctgtctcgtcAGAGGGAGGCCGAGCACTTTGTTGCCCGCCTTCCTCGGGCGTCCCTCTTGCGCGGAACTCCGttcgctttcctttcttcgctttcgtcgttctcttcttttcgtggTTCTCGCCTCCAGTCTCCTAAGCCATGTTCCGCTCGCAAGTCCTCTCCTCGGTCAGCTCTCACACCTAgctccgtttctccctcgtcttcagcttctcgcTGTTCGTCGCTCTCAGCGCGTCATGCCGCGCCTCGCAAGTCTTCGCTGGCTGCGCTCGTGAGTGAGGAGGCTCTCGCGCCAGAGGGGAAGCAACGAAAAACCGGTGCCTCCTTCCCGGGCACTCCCTCGGTCGCTGCCTTCCATATTTTGATCGCtcccgtcgctctctctgcctccgacCGCGCCGAAACGCGTAAAACGCCAAAAGGAAAACcacaaagacgagaaggagaacaaggagaaggagaacaaggagaaggagaacgagcagaaaaagaacaaggagaaggagaacagagagaaggagaacaaagagaaggagaacaaagagaaagagaacaaagagaaagagaacaagattTGAGTGCTGCTCATCGTGTGAGAGAAGGTTTGCAGGCGCTTTTGTGGGAATCGAAGATCCAGGGAGAATTGACTTTTGATGTGTTTCCGAgtgaagaagcggcagaggcttttctcgcgactcttccttcttttgttTGCTCCtccagggaagaagaaactggaggCGAGGCTGCGGAATCCTCTCACGCAGAAGCTTTCTTGAGGAGAAGATCccaacaggaagaagaggatcATATGCGGCTTTCAGATCGCCTCTGCAGTTTCAGGCGTCAGAGACCGGCAAACTCGCTCCCCGCCGCAACCGtttcgccgtcgccttctctctctcctccttctgttCCGGCCTCGCGCGCTTCCGCGCCCTCCGATGAGGTGCAGCGTTGGCTGCTGCCTTCTCCGGttcgggtgtacatccacTCGAGCTCGCGGGGTCTGGCGGCGACGCGTGTGATGTCTGACTTTTCAGAACTGTCTGTCCTGGCGGATTTCGTAGCGCCGCGCATGTCACGAAGAGAGGCTTACGGCGTCGCCTTGAAGATGCTCGAGCGCGGCCTGCGAGAGGCGTCGGCAGGCAGTGCAGACACTGCGAATGTACTGCTGGAGAACTCGCGGCGGACGCTGCCGCTGCGCAGCGGCGTTCTCATCTCCGACATTTTCAGGAAACAAGCTGAAATTCTTCTTCGATGTCGCAAGGGTCACGAAGCAGTCAACGCCGCCATCCATGCCGTCGAg GCTGCTCCGGAGTACGCGGAGGCATGGGGAGCCCTCGGCGACGCGTACCGGTCTTTGCATCGTTTCTGGGAGGCCCGAAGCGTCTATGAaattgcttcttttctctcaccCTTGGGAAGCAAGaagttttctctcctccttcgcgcTCTCAACCGAGTTGTTGCAGGCGCAGAGTCGGATCCAGAAGTCCTGCAAGCGAACCTTCCAACGGCAGA GTCGGCGACGCTGAAGATGCCCACCGGCTTGGCCGTCGGCGCGAACGACCCTGCGCTGGGCggctgcttcgtcgcctACGTCGccgaagacagcagagctGAGAAGGCTGGAATAAGACCGG GCATGCAGATCGTAGCTGTGGGGAACAAAGTATTGCTGGGAAAGCCGCTGGAGGCCTGCCTGGAGGCGCTGACGTTTCCGACGCGTCCTTCCCGGGCGGCGCCGGTTCCTTCGCTgcagtttcttttctttcgggGATGCGTCACAGATTTGTTTGGAGCGGACGCCTTCGAACTCTTGAGGAAGTCGGGGAGACTGGCTGAGATCTTTGCAGGAGTGGCGGACAGCGAGGATCTGCTTcggaagaagatgcagcCGGACTCAGCGGAAGCGAACTTCGCGTTCGCCGAACCTCACCTCGGAGCGCTGCGCGTCGACCGCGCGTACGGACGCAACGCAGACTTCGACGACTTCTTGAGAAGAAAGCATCTGATGTAG
- a CDS encoding hypothetical protein (encoded by transcript TGME49_267010): MHWSRSKKQFARRNARLCGLAKTSLFSQESSRQRSSLCCCVFWNFFRLPRVFCFSIKETELAFAVHLRRPLFCIVLRIAPSHHEPLSLALWGVSLPFRVSLFLFPETFLCSSSPLEAFLQPSMHFGGRLGVLSTVLGRPKASFLCSSFLRDCLSRKFVLSPGRRNGHVFPWVWKNDSRTSREEERKRACLFPSRGCRSKCVSKRSSRRTLGLGLSFPFHLLSSSELHPKMHLNIYNKSMHVCMWKSLRLETQATLVPFVRNGQGEAPMWRWKNARKVLRTPQLLK, encoded by the coding sequence ATGCACTGGAGTCGGTCGAAAAAACAATTCGCAAGGCGCAACGCAAGGCTCTGTGGCCTTGCAAAGACAAGTCTCTTCTCCCAGGAGAGCAGCAGACAGCGCAGCTCTCTGTGCTGCTGTGTTTTTTGGAACTTCTTTCGTTTACCGCGTGTATTCTGTTTTTCGATCAAAGAAACAGAACTCGCTTTTGCTGTACATCTCAGGAGACCTCTTTTCTGTATAGTCTTGCGCATCGCGCCTTCTCACCACgaacctctctctctggctctCTGGGGGGTCTCCCTCCcctttcgtgtctctctatttctctttccagagacttttctctgctcgtcttctccccttgAAGCCTTTCTCCAACCAAGCATGCATTTCGGTGGGAGACTGGGCGTCCTGTCCACAGTTCTTGGAAGACCAAAAGCGAGTTTCTTGtgctcctcttttctgcgcGACTGCCTGTCTCGGAagttcgtcctctctccagGGCGCCGGAACGGCCATGTTTTCCCCTGGGTTTGGAAAAACGATTCCAGaacgagcagagaggaagagagaaaaagagcatgCCTTTTTCCAAGTCGAGGCTGCCGCAGCAAGTGTGTCAGCAAAAGAAGTTCGAGGCGAACTCTCGGACTCGGTCTCTCCTTTCCATttcaccttctctcctcctccgaaCTTCACCCAAAAATGCATTTAAATATCTACAATAAaagtatgcatgtgtgtatgtggaaATCTCTACGACTCGAGACACAAGCAACTCTTGTTCCTTTCGTGAGAAACGGGCAAGGCGAAGCCCCCATGTGGAGGTGGAAGAACGCGCGGAAAGTTCTGCGCACCCCCCAACTCCTCAAATAA